In Chryseobacterium turcicum, a single window of DNA contains:
- a CDS encoding ABC transporter ATP-binding protein, which yields MKALKTLNPYFWKHKILLFWGLLFIIASNFFNIYKVQFVGKSVDELTKHGNLGFNKQVLIYVAIIVGCSLLTGIFTFMMRQTIIVASRRIEYELKNKIYRHYQDLSLTDYKQTTIGDLMNRLSEDIVAVRMYLGPGVMYVVNLVVLLLITSFYMIKTDASMTVWTLLPLPILSYIIFKVSSIINKKSKVMQKSQSAISTFVQDSFSGIRVVKYFAKEKYIQKNYGIKVSDYQDKALDLAKTEAYFFTIILFVIGLLNVSVILIGGQKYIAGELTVGKIADFFMYINILIWPFSMVGWVTSINQRAEASMQRINEFLEKQSEIYNKNFENYPIKGDIEFKNVSYVYPNTGIKALDNLSFTIEAGKSLAIMGKTGSGKSTIALLLCRLIDPTEGEILIDGKNLKDHNLENYRNFIGYIPQESYLFSDSIEHNIGFSIDNPTHEKVVEYSKIADVHKNIVEFKDQYKTMVGERGVMLSGGQKQRICIARALIKDPTIIIFDDSLSALDTETEQNILENIDTKINNATSIIITHRESSAQRADKILNLSEISNSATA from the coding sequence ATGAAAGCACTCAAAACTCTGAACCCTTACTTTTGGAAGCACAAAATATTATTGTTTTGGGGGTTACTATTCATCATCGCCAGTAATTTTTTTAATATATATAAGGTACAGTTCGTTGGAAAATCGGTTGACGAGCTCACAAAACATGGAAATCTGGGCTTTAACAAGCAAGTTTTAATCTACGTTGCCATTATTGTCGGCTGTTCTCTTCTTACCGGAATTTTCACTTTTATGATGCGACAAACCATCATCGTTGCATCACGAAGAATTGAATACGAACTGAAAAATAAAATCTATAGACATTATCAGGATTTATCGCTTACCGATTACAAGCAAACAACCATCGGAGACTTAATGAACAGATTAAGTGAAGATATTGTTGCGGTAAGAATGTATTTGGGACCTGGGGTAATGTACGTGGTCAACCTTGTTGTATTATTATTGATTACCAGTTTTTATATGATTAAAACTGATGCATCAATGACGGTTTGGACCTTACTGCCTCTTCCTATTTTATCGTATATTATATTTAAAGTAAGCTCAATTATTAATAAAAAATCAAAAGTGATGCAGAAAAGCCAGTCTGCGATTTCAACTTTTGTACAGGATAGTTTTTCGGGAATCAGAGTGGTAAAATACTTCGCAAAAGAAAAATACATCCAAAAAAATTATGGGATTAAAGTAAGCGATTATCAGGATAAGGCTTTAGATTTAGCAAAAACAGAAGCTTATTTCTTTACTATCATTTTATTTGTCATCGGATTATTAAATGTTTCAGTCATTCTTATTGGTGGACAAAAATATATTGCAGGCGAGCTTACCGTGGGTAAAATTGCAGATTTCTTTATGTACATCAACATTTTAATCTGGCCATTCTCGATGGTAGGTTGGGTAACATCAATTAACCAAAGAGCAGAAGCATCCATGCAGAGGATTAACGAGTTTTTGGAAAAGCAATCTGAGATTTATAATAAAAACTTTGAAAACTATCCTATTAAAGGAGATATCGAATTTAAAAACGTATCTTATGTTTACCCAAATACAGGAATTAAAGCATTAGATAATTTAAGCTTTACAATAGAAGCCGGAAAATCTTTAGCCATCATGGGAAAAACTGGTAGTGGAAAATCGACCATCGCTCTACTTCTTTGCAGGCTTATAGATCCTACAGAAGGTGAAATTCTGATTGACGGTAAAAACTTAAAAGATCACAATCTTGAAAATTACAGAAATTTCATTGGCTATATTCCTCAGGAAAGTTATCTTTTTTCAGATTCTATTGAGCATAATATCGGTTTCTCTATCGATAATCCTACACACGAAAAAGTGGTTGAATATTCTAAAATTGCAGATGTACATAAAAACATTGTTGAGTTTAAAGATCAGTACAAAACAATGGTGGGCGAACGTGGCGTGATGCTTTCGGGAGGTCAAAAACAGAGAATTTGTATTGCAAGAGCCTTAATAAAAGACCCAACTATCATTATTTTTGATGACTCAC
- a CDS encoding transcription antitermination protein NusB: MLGRRQIREKVVESVYSYYQNPIKFDVLEKNMFSGIEKIYNLYIFQLNFLVGLRDLAENQMEIGKNKYFKTDSDVNPNQKFINNQVLKKLDENPERLYFSGQHKDLKWDLHDDMLVKTFQRMTAGKRYQDFMKEDGYSFEDDQKFIGKLFLRYIAENDDFHDYISDRELTWSDDIHIANSMVQKTIGFMKEDEESRTLIKMIKDEEDKTFASKLLRDTLNNWEINEKKLSERLENWDLERVGLMDKVILTTAISELDNFPFTPSRVIINEYIEIAKVYATDRSNIFINGILDKYCKDLNRI, from the coding sequence ATGTTAGGAAGAAGACAAATCCGTGAAAAAGTAGTAGAATCCGTGTATTCGTACTACCAAAACCCAATAAAATTTGACGTGTTAGAAAAAAACATGTTTTCGGGAATAGAGAAAATCTATAATCTCTATATTTTTCAATTGAATTTTTTGGTGGGTCTGAGAGATCTTGCCGAAAATCAAATGGAAATTGGTAAAAACAAATACTTTAAAACTGATTCAGATGTTAATCCCAATCAAAAATTTATTAATAACCAGGTTTTAAAAAAGCTTGATGAAAACCCTGAGAGATTGTATTTCTCTGGTCAGCATAAAGATTTGAAATGGGACTTGCACGATGACATGTTGGTGAAAACTTTCCAACGTATGACTGCAGGAAAGCGTTATCAGGATTTTATGAAGGAAGATGGTTATTCTTTTGAAGATGATCAAAAGTTTATCGGAAAATTATTTTTAAGGTATATTGCCGAAAATGATGATTTTCATGATTATATCAGCGATAGAGAACTTACTTGGTCAGATGATATTCATATTGCCAACTCGATGGTTCAAAAAACAATCGGTTTTATGAAAGAAGATGAAGAAAGCCGCACTTTAATTAAAATGATTAAAGATGAAGAAGACAAAACTTTTGCGAGCAAACTTCTTAGAGATACTTTGAATAACTGGGAAATTAATGAGAAAAAACTTTCTGAGCGTCTAGAAAACTGGGATTTGGAAAGAGTAGGATTGATGGATAAAGTTATTTTAACGACAGCTATTTCAGAGCTAGACAATTTTCCTTTTACCCCTTCAAGAGTTATTATTAATGAATATATTGAGATTGCAAAAGTATAT